In one window of Macadamia integrifolia cultivar HAES 741 chromosome 2, SCU_Mint_v3, whole genome shotgun sequence DNA:
- the LOC122072273 gene encoding protein IQ-domain 26-like yields the protein MGRATRWFRNLLGMKKEKEQRENSNNGDHKDKKRWSFGKSGRDSSVTGQIPASIPANIPAAEAAWLRSYYNENEREQNKHAIAVAAATAAAADAAVAAAQAAVAVVRLTSHGRGTMFGGGRERWAAVKIQTVFRGYLAKKARRALKGLVKLQAHVRGFLVRKQAAATLHSMQALIRAQATVRSQRARSLHNKDHHRFQPELRPRKSIERFDETRSEHTASIHSRRLSASLENAINNLDESPKIVEMDTCRPRSRSRRTNTSMWDSGEDPPYQTISSPLPCQIPGRLSIPEGRNYPDFDWVLTGDECRFSTAHSTPRFANSGGSNAPVTPAKSVCAESFFRNYSNFPNYMANTQSFRAKVRSYSAPKQRPEPGPKKKLSLNEMVESRASLSGVRMQRSSSQVQDAFHFKNAVMGRLDKSVDLVRDSERDYLERRW from the exons ATGGGTAGAGCGACGAGATGGTTCAGGAACCTGTTGGggatgaagaaagagaaggaacaaAGGGAGAACTCTAACAACGGTGACCACAAAGATAAGAAAAGATGGAGTTTTGGAAAGTCGGGGAGGGATTCTAGTGTGACCGGTCAGATCCCAGCAAGTATTCCGGCGAACATACCTGCAGCGGAAGCTGCTTGGCTGAGGTCATATTACAACGAAAATGAGAGAGAACAGAACAAGCACGCAATTGCTGTGGCTGCGGCCACGGCTGCAGCAGCTGATGCTGCCGTTGCCGCTGCACAAGCTGCGGTCGCCGTGGTGAGACTTACTAGCCATGGTAGAGGGACGATGTTTGGTGGTGGACGGGAGAGGTGGGCTGCAGTGAAGATTCAAACTGTCTTCAGGGGATATTTG GCCAAGAAGGCTCGTCGAGCTTTGAAAGGGCTGGTGAAGTTACAAGCCCATGTTAGAGGTTTCCTTGTACGCAAGCAAGCAGCTGCAACTCTTCATAGTATGCAAGCTCTTATAAGAGCCCAAGCCACTGTTCGCTCACAGAGAGCTCGTAGTCTTCACAACAAAGATCACCACAGGTTTCAACCAGAGCTCCGACCTCGTAAATCCATT GAaagatttgatgaaacaagAAGCGAGCACACGGCATCAATCCACAGTAGGAGGCTATCGGCATCTCTGGAGAACGCTATTAACAATTTGGATGAGAGCCCAAAGATTGTGGAAATGGATACTTGCAGGCCAAGATCAAGATCCCGTAGAACTAACACATCAATGTGGGATTCTGGTGAAGACCCTCCTTACCAAACGATATCATCTCCTCTGCCATGTCAAATTCCAGGTCGTCTCTCAATACCAGAGGGCCGAAACTACCCAGATTTCGATTGGGTCTTGACAGGAGACGAATGCAGGTTTTCCACAGCACATAGCACTCCTCGATTTGCAAATTCAGGAGGATCAAATGCACCGGTGACGCCGGCCAAGAGTGTATGCGCAGAGAGCTTCTTCAGGAATTACTCTAATTTCCCCAATTACATGGCAAACACACAGTCATTCAGGGCCAAAGTGAGATCCTACAGTGCCCCAAAGCAGAGGCCAGAGCCAGGTCCAAAGAAGAAGCTATCTCTGAATGAAATGGTGGAGTCAAGGGCCAGTTTAAGTGGGGTTCGGATGCAGAGATCCTCTTCTCAAGTTCAAGATGCCTTCCATTTTAAGAATGCAGTAATGGGTAGGCTGGACAAGTCTGTTGATCTTGTAAGAGATTCAGAGAGGGACTACTTAGAGAGAAGATGGTAG